CCCGGCGCTGATGGACCCAGCCAGGATCCCCCACCCCAAGTCTGTGACACCCCCCACTGCTGGGCGGGGGTTGTGCCATAAAGCTCTTTGAGATGTTTGTCCGTGCCGCCACATCACCACAATTCCACCCTGGCACCCACGGGGCAAGCGGGGGGCGGGTGATGAGGGGGGAACACCCAGATTTGGACTGGGGGGGTGACACGAGTGCGGACACCCTGTGCAGGACCAGGGGGGTGACACGGGTGGGGACACTCGGGACAGTGGAGGGGTGACACGCCTCGTTTTcgggtccccccaccccccagtcaCTTGCGGTGGGACCACTCCATCTCTCGGTGCTCGACTCGCTGCCCCTGAGCGTTCGGCGCTCGGTTGCTTCCCCGGCGCACGAGCTGTTCCCGCGCTCTGGCGGTGCTGGCACGCCCCCCGTGCCCTGATGGGCAGCGCGCGCGGCCAATCGGAAGGGGGGAGGGAATAGAGCGCGGGCCAATGGGGGGCGGAGCCGACCGAGGTGGGGACTGGGGGGCGGGACCACGTCGGAGCCGGCGGCGTGCGGAAGCGGCGGGAGCCATGAAGTGagtggggcggggagggggggcggaaTCCTGAGGGGATCTCGGGGGGATCCcgggggtgcctgggggtgccTGGCCCGCGGGAAGGCCGCGATCCGGGGCGTTCCGGGAGCTGCCGGGCCTGCGGGAGGGCCGGGATCCCCGGTGATCCCCTGGCAGCCTTGACTGCGAAGCAAATCCCTGCTGGGGCAGCTCCGGGGCCACCTCAGCgctgtgacaccccccccccgcactgGATCCTGCCGCCCGTCCGTCAGCCACCAGATCCCGCCAAGAGCGGGCTGGGGCACCCCCATCCCAGGCCTCAGCCAGGCACCGAGCTCCCCGCTGGGGTGGCATCTGCCGGGATCCTTCTGGGAATCCTCTCCCCGACCCCCTCCGCAGGCTCAACATCGATGGCCTCCTCGTCTACTTCCCCTACGACTACATCTACCCCGAGCAGTTCTCCTACATGCTGGAGCTCAAGAGGACGTTGGACGCCAAGGTACGGCAGGATCTGGTGATCCCCGGAGTGTTGGGATCCACCCACCCCCCTTGGGGATGTCCGCGCCGGGGtgacgctgctgctgctgctctcttggTAGGGTCATGGTGTACTGGAGATGCCCTCGGGGACCGGGAAGACGGTGTCACTGCTGTCACTCATCGTTGCTTATCAGCGGGTGAGCTCTGGAGCCTGATCCCAGCTGATCCCAGCCCAGCAGATCCCAGCATCGTTTCTCTCCCCAGGCCCGGCCGCTGGACGTCACCAAACTCATCTACTGCTCCCGCACGGTGCCGGAGATCGAGAAGGTGGAGTGAGGAGCTGAGGGAAAGGCGGGGGGGAGCAGATCCCAGAGGGGATCCCGAGGGATCTGGCTGAGCATCGCCACCACAGGTGATCGAGGAGCTGCGGAAGCTGATGGATTTCTACGAGAAGGAGTTGGGGGAGAAGGTGCCGTTCCTGGGGTTGGCACTGAGCTCCAGGAAGAACCTCTGCATCCACCCTGAGGTGAGGGGGGGACCAGGTGGGATccaccagggctgggggggttgATCCTGGGGGGATCCCGGTGACAGCGGGGTGACCGTGGGGGTGCAGGTGTCCTCGCTGCGCTTCGGGAAGGAGGTGGACAGCCGGTGCCTGAGCCTGACAGCCTCCTACGTGCGAGCGCAGCACCAGCGCGACGGGTCTCTGCCCACCTGCCACTTCTTTGAGGTGAGGGATCCCCCACACCCCACTCCCTTTCCAGGGTGCCCCGATGGcacttggggacccccaggggaCCTCCACtctcctgccagctcctgggTGCCCTGTGGTGGCTCCGAGAGCTCCCGGCACCCTGAGGTGCCCCCCCATTCCCCATTCCATTCTCCAATGCCCTGGAGTGCTCCTAATTTCTCACCTgggtccccagcaccctgggTTGTCTCTCATTCCCCAACTGGATCCCAAGCACCCTGGGCTCCCCTCCATTCCCTAACTGAATCCTGAGCACTCTGGGGTCCCACCCATCTCCTGTCTagctccccagcaccctggggtcaCCCCCATTCCATAACTGGatccccagcaccctggggtaCCCCCCTTTTCTTGTCTACCTCCTGagcaccctggggtccccccattcCCTAACTGGATCCCCAGCACCCTTGGGTATCCTCAGCCACAACCCACCTCAGCCTCACACCCATACACCCACACTTCCCCAATCCCCTGCCCCACTTTCCCTCCCACCTCAGGGTGCCTTCCCCTCACCCGCGGGGGGCCTCCCCAGGGACCTCCAACTGTTCCCCCCCGGGGTGTCTCCCCAGGAGTTCGACACCCACGGGCGCGAGGTGCCCATCCCCTACGGCATCTACAACCTGGACGACCTGAAGGCCCACGGCCGCCAGAAAGGCTGGTGCCCCTATTTCCTCGCCCGCTACTCGGTACGGAGGAGGGGGCAGGATCAGTTTTGGGGTGGCTGAGCTGTCCctaaatgtccccaaatgtccctgAATCCCCCCTCTTCCACCACCAGATCCTCCACGCCAACATCATCGTCTATAGCTACCACTACCTGCTGGATCCCAAAATTGCCGACCTGGTTTCCAAGGAATTAGCCAAAAAATCAGTCGTGGTCTTTGATGAGGCTCACAATATTGGTCAGCACTCCCTTGAACCCCATTTTTAGCATGTTCCCCCGCTGTCCCCGGGGAGGGGTGACGCTTTTCCCTGTCCCCTCAGACAATGTCTGCATCGATTCCATGGGGGTGAACATCACACGTCGGACACTGGACCGCTGCCAGGCCAACGTGGCCACTCTCCAGGCCACCATCCAAAAGTGAGCAGGTGTGTTCCCCCTAAAATTGTCCCCTTTGTCCCCTGGGGGTCACTCTATGTCCCCCCCCACCCTAGGATCAAGGAGACAGACGCACAGCGGCTGGCGGAGGAATACCGGCGGCTGGTGGAAGGGCTGCGGGAGGCCAGCACGGCGCGGGAGACCGACCTCTACCTCGCTAACCCCGTGCTGCCGGATGAGATCCTGCAGGGTACATGTGTGGAGGGGGGCTAACAGCTCCTTTTTTTGAGTATTCCGTGTCCCCCCTTTCCATGCTCCCCATCCTTGAGCTTCCTTTTGGGTTGGGGAGCACCTTTGGGGCGCTGTCAGCCCCACACTGGCCTCCTGTGCTCCCTGATCTCTCCAGCCAAGCAAGGGGGGGTTGCTGGGTGTCCTCGAGACCCTCCTTGGGATGttcagggagagctgggggggtccctgggggtccctgagACCCTCCTGACTGTTGGGGAGCCCTCCCAGCCCTTGGGAGATCCCTCTGGACTGTCCGCAGCCCCACACCAGCTTCTGGTGCCCCCAGCCACCCCTCCAGCTGAGCACAGacaccctgggggtccccaagccCCTCCTTGGCATGCGGGGTGGTCTCTGGGGATCCCCAATACCCTTCTAGCCGTTGGGGATCCCCCTACAACCCTTGGGACATCCCTctgggctgcccccagccccacaccagccTTCAGTGCCCCCAACCACCCATCCAGCCAAGTGCAGGCATGCTGGGGGTCCCCAAGCCCCTCCTTGGAGTGGGGGGGGAGTCCTGGGGGGTCCCCATCtgaaccccccccaccccccccttgcAGAGGCGGTTCCCGGCAACATCCGGACAGCCGAGCACTTTGTGGGGTTCCTGAAGCGGTTTGTGGCCTATTTGCGGGCGCGGGTGCGGGGGCCGCGGGTGGTGCAGGAGAGCCCCCCCGCCTTCCTCAAGGACCTGTACGAGAAGGTTTGCATCGAGCGCAAACCCCTGCGGTAagtctgggggggtccctgtaTCCCGTTCCCCCTCTTCCTAGGGTGCtacatcccccccaccccccagagtAGTGCCTGCCATCCTTGGTGTGACCACATCCCCCCAAAAGGTCCTTGTTCCTgttcctgtcccccccccagccccgtgtccctgtcccctgggCTGGGCGGGGACAGGGatgtggggctgtggggggggacagggacatggggctgggaggggataaggtgggggacagggacagggcatTTCCCCTCCTTAGGGTGAGATGACACCCCTGGGGTGACACATCTTTCCCCCTAAGTGACTGTGTGTCCCCGCGGTTGatatccccccccgcccccccctccaggTTCTGCGCCGAGCGCCTGCGCTCGCTGCTGTGGACGCTGGAGATCGTGGACGTGGCCGATTTCTCCGCCATCACCCTCGTCGCCAACTTCGCCACCCTTGTCAGCACCTACGCCAAGGGTGGGACGGATGCCTGGGGCCCCCCTTGGGGCGAGAaatggggggacacacacagagtccCTGAGCACCCTTTTGGGGGGGGCAGATGACACTCCCCCGCCCCACAGCGTGGAGCGTGTGGCACCTGCAGGGGGTGGGCTGGTCCGTGAGccaccttggggtgggggggtgagcaCCCTTGGTGGGGCGGCACCCTGTGTGTTGCCTGGGGGGTGTTGGatggcccccccaccccggctggCACTAAGGGTGCCCCCAATGATCGCCCCCTCCCCAGGTTTCACCATCATTATCGAGCCCTTCGATGACAGGACCCCCACCATTTCCAATCCCATCCTGCACTTCAGGTAGGGGACAtggagggggacactggggggacacagggatgtgGGGGGCGGTGGCAGTGTCACCCCAAGTGTTGCGTGTTCCCCCCCTCAGCTGCATGGACGCCTCCATCGCCATCAAACCTGTCTTCGAGCGCTTCCAGTCTGTCATCATCACGTCAGGGGTGAGTCCCTGTGTcatcccccccatgtcccccccagggCCCGTTGGGGTGGCCCCATCTCTGTGTTTCTGTCCCCAGACTCTCTCCCCACTGGACATTTACCCCAAAATCTTGGATTTCCGCCCCGTCACCATGGCAACTTTCACCATGACGCTGGCCCGGACCTGCCTGTGCCCCATGGTGAGTGGGGAGTGCTGGGGGTACCCAGCGCTGGgtctggggggggcgggggggggtgtcggggacCCCCACGTCACCAATGTCCCCCGCCTCTGCCATCCCTCGCAGATTGTGGGTCGAGGCAATGACCAGGTGGCCATCAGCTCCAAGTTTGAGACGCGCGAGGACATCGGTAGTGGacggggacatggaggggacagggacacagggacagggaggtggagctgggggggacagggagagggacatgggggggacaaggatgtggggctggggggggacagggagggggacaggaacatggggctgggggggacagggacaggcaccCATAACCATCACACTGGGGGCCCCAGGCTTGGGGCTGGGCCCGAGTCAAGACAGAAAtagggctggagggggggggaatataTCAGGTCAGGGGTGCCAGCGAGACTTGGGGTGCAGCGGGGCCTTTGGGGGGGCCAcagtgacacccccccacccccccaagctGTCATCCGCAACTATGGGAACCTGCTGCTGGAGCTCTCGGCCGTGGTCCCCGACGGCATTGTCGCCTTCTTCACCAGTTACCAGTACATGGAGAACATCGTGGCCTCCTGGTACGAGCAGGTATGTCCtgggggggatcctgggggggatcctgggggggtccccaccccACAAaatgtccccacagtgtccctgcAGTGTCCCTtaacccccctgcaccccatcaGGGCATCCTGGAGAACATCCAACGCAACAAACTCCTCTTCATCGAGACGCAGGATGGGGCCGAGACCAGCATGGCCCTGGAGAAATACCAGGAGGTGGGTGCCAGCACCCTAGGGTGGCGGTgtcaccccccccacaccccttgCGGTGACGTGGTGGCTCTCGGCAGGCCTGCGAGAACGGTCGGGGTGCCATCCTGCTCTCGGTGGCCCGTGGCAAAGTGTCAGAGGGCATCGATTTCGGTGAGGTTGGCCCCCGCCCTGGCACAGGGACCCGGGgatgggtggggtgggggggacatggaGCCCCCTGAGCACCCCCCTGgtttgtgtcccccccacccctctcccagTGCACCACTACGGCAGAGCCGTCATCATGTTCGGGGTGCCCTACGTCTACACCCAGAGCCGCATCCTGAAGGTGAGGGGGGACCCGTGGGGACAGTGGGGGGCACAGCCGGGCACCCAAGGGGCACTGCGGATGTTTTGGGGACACAATGAGGTGGCCCAGGGATATAgtggggcaccctggggacacagTGGGGCACCCATAGGGTACAGTGGGGAACCCATGGGTCATactggggcaccctggggacacagTGGGCACCCATAGAGTACTGTGAGACACCCTGGGGACCCACAGGCTGCCCACGGGGGCCCCCCATGTGTCCCACCCCCCCCAGGCCCGTCTGGAGTACCTCCGGGACCAGTTCCAGGTGCGGGAGAACGATTTCCTCACCTTCGACGCCATGCGCCACGCGGCCCAGTGCGTCGGCCGGGCCCTGCGCGGCAAAACCGACTACGGCCTCATGGTCTTTGCCGACAAGGTGGGTGGTTTttggagggggcggggggggagggagcCGTGGgatccctcctccccccaactTTTACACCCCGTCCCGCAGCGTTTTGCCCGCGCGGATAAACGGGGGAAGCTGCCGCGCTGGATCCAGGAGCACATCACCGACTCCAACCTCAACCTGACGGTGGACGAGGCCGTGCAGGTGGCCAAGTTTTTCCTGCGCCAGATGGCTCAACCGTTCcaccaggtaaaaaaaaaaaaccaaacccaccccctttgcaccccaacccccccctcAGGGTGCTgaccccccgctccccccggtgCAGGAGGACCAGCTGGGGTTGTCGCTGCTGACGCTGGAGCAGCTGCAGTCGGAGGAGATTTTGCAGCGGATTGAGCAAATCGCCCAGCAGGTCTAAGCCAGCTCTTGGAGGGGGGGGAAATATGGGGTGGCCCCCATCACATCCTGTGCTCAAGGTGGGACCCAGATCCCTCCGGGCCCTTGGAGCCCCCCCAAGATGCTCCAAGTCGGCTCTGTGGGCTCCAGATCCCCCCCACTCCCCAACATGCTCAGGGGGGGCCCTGGAGCCCCCCCACATTCTTGGGGCAGGACCTGATGCCCCTTCAAcatgctccagccacacctggaTCCCCCCAACATTCCGTTCCCCCACCCTGGGGGACCCCCActgggagctgccccccagcaGGGAAACCTCAATTCATCATTTTTTATACCCTCCCCCCCAAAATAAAGCAGGACCCCCCTGCGGCTCGGCCACCCCTGCGTTGCTGCACCCCTTTATTCACCACTGCTGCACCTGGGGGACCCCCACCTCACCCCACCTCGTGGACCCCCAACTTACCCTgcctgggagggggggggcacaggcacCCCATGGCCAAGGTCACGCCGAGCTGTTTGGGGTCACCCCATCTCCAggccccccccccacacaccatgcccccccctgcacccccaaaggAGTGGGGTCACCTCAGAGCTGTGGAGCACACCACAAGTGTGGGGCACCCCCAGAGATATAGGGGTGCAGGGGGATCCCCACAGCACCCCTGTGGGTGTGCTTAGGGTGCCCTGGACCCCCAGGGGAgtgacaccccccctccccacctcagTTGGGGGGGGGTCTCCAGTGacagcccccaccccacccatGGGTGTCACCCCCGTGTCCCTGCCGGCTGTCCTGTGCCCCCCAGCGGGGTCCCCCAGCGCCGACACTGGATCCGGCCGAGTAACTGGATCCAGCCTAAAaatatcggggggggggggggggggggcagcaggggcgggggctgagggggggcccGGCTTGAATTGCCCTGAACCAGCGGATCCATCCCGGGGTCACCCACCCCTGGGGACACTCAGCCCCCCCCAGCCAGGGGCAGTCagggcaccccagcacccccgggTGTGTCCCAGGGGTgatctgtgggtgctgggtgcccccaCTCAGGGAGgagccagcccccccccccccccagctgctcctGTCCCCCACCCCTCTGCAATGCCCCACcgctcccagttgctcccaggcCCTGAGCAGGCAGCCAGCAGGAGGGGAACGGGACCCGCGGTGGGTGCTGAGGGTCAAGGTCGGCCAAGGCCGCGCACCGAGGGGGGGCGGGTGCAGCGAGCGTGCGGCG
This DNA window, taken from Athene noctua unplaced genomic scaffold, bAthNoc1.hap1.1 HAP1_HAP1_scaffold_31, whole genome shotgun sequence, encodes the following:
- the ERCC2 gene encoding general transcription and DNA repair factor IIH helicase subunit XPD produces the protein MKLNIDGLLVYFPYDYIYPEQFSYMLELKRTLDAKGHGVLEMPSGTGKTVSLLSLIVAYQRARPLDVTKLIYCSRTVPEIEKVIEELRKLMDFYEKELGEKVPFLGLALSSRKNLCIHPEVSSLRFGKEVDSRCLSLTASYVRAQHQRDGSLPTCHFFEEFDTHGREVPIPYGIYNLDDLKAHGRQKGWCPYFLARYSILHANIIVYSYHYLLDPKIADLVSKELAKKSVVVFDEAHNIDNVCIDSMGVNITRRTLDRCQANVATLQATIQKIKETDAQRLAEEYRRLVEGLREASTARETDLYLANPVLPDEILQEAVPGNIRTAEHFVGFLKRFVAYLRARVRGPRVVQESPPAFLKDLYEKVCIERKPLRFCAERLRSLLWTLEIVDVADFSAITLVANFATLVSTYAKGFTIIIEPFDDRTPTISNPILHFSCMDASIAIKPVFERFQSVIITSGTLSPLDIYPKILDFRPVTMATFTMTLARTCLCPMIVGRGNDQVAISSKFETREDIAVIRNYGNLLLELSAVVPDGIVAFFTSYQYMENIVASWYEQGILENIQRNKLLFIETQDGAETSMALEKYQEACENGRGAILLSVARGKVSEGIDFVHHYGRAVIMFGVPYVYTQSRILKARLEYLRDQFQVRENDFLTFDAMRHAAQCVGRALRGKTDYGLMVFADKRFARADKRGKLPRWIQEHITDSNLNLTVDEAVQVAKFFLRQMAQPFHQEDQLGLSLLTLEQLQSEEILQRIEQIAQQV